A portion of the Tenacibaculum todarodis genome contains these proteins:
- a CDS encoding aminopeptidase P N-terminal domain-containing protein: MKLYNYLIILALLFASEVFSQTPTDFLSAEFHKERRATLRAKMPANSVAVVFANPIRNRANDVDYVFHQDPNFYYLTGYREPNAVLVIYSDKQTDASGNTFNEVLYVQKKDKVREQWDGKRLGVEGAKTELGFAVAKNGEEFAKDNINFKNFTKVFAEKFKDDYRNSSRNNAEVYDLVNGFKNQSGYGDIKETDPNVAYVYNMIANVPDPKLEEVAKSIYNNFEKYPAFKNDELINKYATATNNELRKELKQKMIIAAAKKPDTNIDTKFLSTKMAEMREIKSEAELKLLTKAIRISAVGQIEMMKAMKPHMSETEIQGIHEFVYKKYGAEYEGYPSIVGAGNNGCILHYIENNRTHVDNDMVLMDLGAEYRGYTADVTRTIPANGKFSPEQKAIYNIVLEAQDKGIAASTVGGQFWQPGEEAKKVINKGLFDLGIIKSIDEKHNYFPHGTSHHIGLDVHDPGTYGAFKENMVITVEPGIYIPDGSNCDKKWWGIAVRIEDDILITKNGPKNLSEEAPRTVEAIEKMMAKKSVLDDFILPSLD; the protein is encoded by the coding sequence ATGAAACTGTATAACTACTTAATAATCTTAGCATTACTTTTTGCTTCGGAAGTTTTTTCGCAAACACCAACCGATTTTTTATCAGCAGAATTTCACAAAGAAAGAAGAGCAACTTTACGTGCTAAAATGCCAGCAAATTCAGTGGCTGTTGTATTTGCAAATCCAATTAGAAATAGAGCTAACGATGTAGATTATGTGTTTCATCAAGATCCAAACTTCTATTATTTAACAGGTTATCGTGAGCCAAATGCGGTTTTGGTTATCTATTCAGACAAGCAAACAGATGCAAGCGGAAACACATTTAACGAGGTTTTATACGTTCAAAAGAAAGATAAAGTTAGAGAACAATGGGACGGAAAACGTTTAGGTGTAGAAGGAGCAAAGACCGAATTAGGTTTTGCAGTTGCTAAAAACGGAGAAGAGTTTGCTAAAGACAACATCAATTTTAAGAATTTTACCAAGGTTTTTGCTGAAAAATTTAAAGACGATTATAGAAACTCTAGCAGAAATAATGCAGAAGTATATGATTTGGTAAACGGATTTAAAAATCAATCTGGTTATGGAGATATTAAGGAAACGGATCCAAATGTTGCCTATGTTTATAATATGATTGCCAATGTTCCAGATCCAAAATTGGAGGAAGTTGCAAAAAGTATCTATAACAATTTCGAGAAGTATCCAGCCTTTAAAAACGACGAATTAATCAATAAATACGCAACAGCAACTAACAATGAATTGCGTAAAGAGTTAAAGCAAAAAATGATAATTGCTGCAGCTAAAAAGCCAGATACAAATATTGATACCAAGTTTTTATCGACTAAAATGGCTGAAATGCGCGAAATTAAATCAGAAGCAGAATTAAAATTATTAACCAAAGCAATCAGAATTTCTGCTGTTGGTCAAATAGAAATGATGAAAGCCATGAAACCGCACATGTCTGAAACTGAAATTCAAGGAATACACGAATTTGTGTACAAAAAATACGGCGCAGAATACGAAGGTTATCCGTCTATTGTTGGTGCAGGAAACAACGGTTGTATTTTACATTATATAGAAAACAACAGAACGCATGTAGATAACGATATGGTTTTAATGGATTTAGGCGCAGAATATAGAGGTTACACAGCAGATGTTACCAGAACAATTCCGGCAAACGGAAAATTCTCTCCAGAACAAAAAGCCATTTACAATATTGTTTTAGAAGCGCAAGACAAAGGAATAGCTGCAAGTACAGTTGGCGGACAGTTTTGGCAACCAGGAGAAGAAGCAAAAAAAGTAATTAATAAAGGTTTATTTGATCTTGGAATTATAAAATCTATTGATGAAAAGCACAACTATTTTCCACACGGAACATCGCATCATATTGGTTTAGATGTGCACGATCCAGGAACTTATGGAGCTTTTAAAGAAAATATGGTAATAACTGTAGAACCAGGTATTTATATTCCAGACGGAAGTAATTGCGATAAAAAATGGTGGGGAATTGCCGTTAGAATTGAAGACGATATTTTAATTACCAAAAACGGACCAAAAAACTTATCTGAAGAAGCACCAAGAACCGTAGAAGCTATCGAAAAAATGATGGCTAAAAAATCTGTCTTAGACGATTTTATTTTACCAAGTTTAGATTAA
- the gcvT gene encoding glycine cleavage system aminomethyltransferase GcvT encodes MKDTALSKIHESLGAKMVPFAGFNMPVQYEGVTAEHLTVRESVGVFDVSHMGEFLVEGENALALIQKVTSNDASKLEIGSAQYSCFPNEDNGIVDDLICYRLKEETYLLVVNASNIEKDWNWISKYNEEFDANIRDLSENYSLLAIQGPKAVEAMQSLTSEDLSAIGFYTFKITDFAGYDGIIVSATGYTGSGGFEIYCNNDVVADIWKKVFEAGADFGIKPIGLAARDTLRLEMGYCLYGNDIDDTTSPIEAGLSWITKFSKDFVNAEALAKEKEHKPERRLVAFELDERGIPRQGYDIVDGNGKVIGNVTSGTMSPCLQKGIGMGYVPRIFSKSGTQIHIQVRKKAIPATIVKLPFYKG; translated from the coding sequence ATGAAAGATACAGCATTATCAAAAATACATGAAAGTTTAGGTGCAAAAATGGTTCCTTTTGCAGGTTTTAACATGCCAGTTCAGTACGAAGGTGTTACTGCAGAACATTTAACAGTAAGAGAATCTGTTGGTGTTTTTGACGTAAGTCATATGGGAGAATTTTTGGTTGAAGGAGAAAATGCGTTGGCATTAATCCAAAAAGTAACTTCTAACGATGCTTCTAAATTAGAAATTGGATCTGCGCAATACAGCTGTTTTCCTAATGAAGATAATGGAATTGTAGATGATTTAATTTGCTACCGTTTAAAAGAAGAAACGTATTTATTAGTAGTAAATGCTTCTAATATTGAAAAAGATTGGAACTGGATTTCTAAATACAACGAAGAATTTGACGCTAACATTAGAGATCTTTCAGAAAACTATTCTTTATTAGCTATTCAAGGCCCAAAAGCTGTAGAAGCAATGCAGAGTTTAACTTCGGAAGATTTATCTGCAATTGGTTTTTACACTTTTAAAATTACTGATTTTGCGGGTTACGACGGAATTATAGTTTCGGCAACAGGTTATACAGGTTCCGGAGGATTCGAAATTTACTGTAATAATGATGTTGTTGCAGATATTTGGAAGAAAGTTTTTGAAGCTGGAGCAGATTTCGGAATTAAACCAATTGGTTTAGCAGCGCGTGATACATTGCGTTTAGAAATGGGTTACTGTTTATACGGAAATGATATTGACGATACAACATCGCCAATTGAAGCAGGTTTAAGTTGGATTACAAAATTCTCTAAAGACTTTGTAAATGCTGAAGCTTTAGCCAAAGAAAAAGAACACAAACCAGAAAGACGTTTAGTTGCTTTTGAATTAGACGAACGCGGAATTCCAAGACAAGGTTACGATATTGTTGATGGAAACGGAAAAGTAATTGGAAATGTAACTTCTGGTACTATGAGTCCTTGTTTACAAAAAGGAATTGGAATGGGTTATGTACCAAGAATATTCTCTAAATCTGGAACACAAATACATATTCAGGTTCGTAAAAAAGCAATTCCTGCAACAATAGTAAAGTTGCCTTTTTACAAAGGATAA
- a CDS encoding metal-dependent hydrolase: MDSLTQIVLGAAVGEAVLGRKIGNKAMLYGAIAGTIPDFDIFSSYLTDTVSALEIHRGFTHSILFSVLFAPLFAFIVCKYERYKNFKNWTLLFFLAFVTHPILDAQTTWGTQLFWPLDIRLAFKNVFVIDPLYTVPFLIFLILAMRQKKQAKKRRFYNNLGLIVSSSYLVLTLILKMISYQTFKKELANQQITYKSLKTKPTPLNTILWSANVETENAYLIGHSSFFDSKPIQFSEYTKNHHLLGELAKHPKTKRMMAISKGWFTINKENNTLYFNDLRFGTLSMQPNAQNFVFKYKIDVDANGNPTFTEEPKQKRDGKKLLSELWQRIKGN; the protein is encoded by the coding sequence TTGGATTCATTAACTCAAATAGTTTTAGGAGCTGCAGTTGGAGAAGCTGTTTTAGGAAGAAAAATTGGCAACAAAGCAATGTTATATGGCGCTATTGCTGGTACAATTCCAGATTTTGATATTTTCTCTTCTTATTTAACAGATACAGTTTCTGCTTTAGAAATCCACCGAGGTTTTACACATTCCATCTTATTTTCTGTATTATTTGCTCCACTATTTGCCTTTATAGTTTGTAAATACGAGCGCTATAAAAACTTCAAAAACTGGACGCTATTATTTTTCTTAGCGTTTGTTACACATCCTATTTTAGATGCACAAACAACTTGGGGAACACAACTTTTTTGGCCACTTGATATTAGACTCGCCTTTAAAAATGTTTTTGTTATTGATCCGTTATATACGGTTCCGTTTTTGATCTTTTTAATTTTAGCAATGCGACAGAAAAAGCAAGCTAAAAAAAGACGTTTTTACAATAATTTAGGATTAATAGTTAGTAGTTCTTACTTAGTGTTAACGCTTATTTTAAAAATGATTTCTTATCAAACATTCAAAAAGGAATTAGCAAATCAACAAATAACTTATAAAAGTTTAAAGACAAAACCAACGCCTTTAAACACTATTTTATGGAGCGCAAATGTAGAAACGGAAAATGCTTATTTAATTGGTCATTCTTCATTTTTTGATAGCAAACCAATTCAGTTTTCTGAATACACAAAGAATCATCATTTATTAGGAGAATTGGCAAAGCACCCAAAAACAAAACGAATGATGGCAATTTCTAAAGGTTGGTTTACCATTAATAAAGAAAACAACACACTCTATTTTAACGATTTACGTTTCGGAACATTAAGCATGCAACCAAATGCTCAAAATTTTGTTTTCAAATATAAAATTGATGTTGATGCAAACGGAAATCCAACTTTTACAGAAGAACCGAAACAAAAAAGAGACGGAAAAAAGTTACTATCAGAATTATGGCAACGAATTAAAGGAAACTAA
- a CDS encoding 1-acyl-sn-glycerol-3-phosphate acyltransferase, which translates to MVQAISKFIYTKILGWKLNGDFPKELKKYIIIGAPHTSWKDFHIALLARNSWGTQINFIGKKSIFKWPWGFFVRAFGGSPVDRTKSTNLVDAIVQLFDSKEEFRLALSPEGTRKYVEKWKTGFYYIAKGANIPIVMFAFDFGKKEIKLSEPFYPTDNIENDFKVFLDYYKEIVGAKPELFNNKRIL; encoded by the coding sequence ATGGTACAAGCTATTTCAAAATTTATTTATACTAAAATTCTAGGTTGGAAATTGAACGGCGATTTTCCGAAGGAATTAAAAAAATATATAATTATTGGAGCTCCACACACAAGTTGGAAAGACTTCCACATTGCTTTATTGGCAAGAAATTCTTGGGGAACACAAATTAATTTTATTGGTAAAAAATCGATCTTTAAATGGCCTTGGGGATTTTTTGTAAGAGCTTTTGGTGGTTCTCCTGTAGACAGAACTAAAAGTACTAATTTAGTTGATGCAATTGTACAGTTATTCGATTCTAAAGAGGAATTTAGATTGGCATTATCTCCTGAAGGTACTCGTAAATATGTTGAAAAATGGAAAACTGGTTTTTATTATATTGCAAAAGGTGCCAACATACCAATTGTTATGTTTGCGTTTGATTTTGGTAAAAAAGAAATAAAATTATCGGAACCATTTTATCCTACAGATAATATTGAAAATGATTTTAAAGTTTTTCTAGACTATTATAAAGAAATAGTAGGAGCCAAGCCAGAATTGTTTAATAACAAGCGTATTTTATAA
- the rmuC gene encoding DNA recombination protein RmuC, with protein sequence MNEFIIYLIIAIVGVVIGLLSGKYFSKLKFEQEKAGLAERNSMLIETQKNAEKTIEELKSEVKNIQFQKEDLIKVNTRQDADLNNLQLKLTENKDEVEKLQEKFTKEFENLANKILDEKSNKFTEQNKENIKNILSPLQEKIKGFEDKVDKTHKESIDYHAALRQQIIGLKELNTQMSKEAINLTKALKGDSKTQGNWGELVLERVLEKSGLEKDREYFVQQSFTNDEGKRVLPDVVIHLPDNKKMVVDSKVSLTAYEQYVNGEEEQREQFLKEHVNSLKRHVDQLSEKKYEDIYKIESPDFVLLFVPIEPAFAVALNTDNTLYNKAFEKNIVIVTPTTLLATLRTIDTMWNNEKQQRNAIEISRQAGALYDKFDGLLKDLIGVGKKIDASKTDYNSAMNKLFEGKGNLITSVEKLKKMGAKAKKALPENIIARANDDD encoded by the coding sequence ATGAACGAATTTATAATTTACTTAATAATTGCTATAGTTGGAGTTGTAATAGGATTACTTTCAGGCAAATACTTTTCAAAACTAAAATTTGAACAAGAGAAAGCAGGTTTAGCAGAACGTAACTCTATGTTAATAGAAACGCAGAAAAACGCAGAAAAGACTATTGAAGAGCTGAAAAGTGAAGTGAAAAACATTCAATTTCAGAAAGAAGACTTGATAAAAGTTAATACGCGCCAAGATGCAGATTTAAATAATCTACAATTAAAACTTACTGAAAACAAAGACGAAGTTGAAAAGCTACAAGAAAAATTTACCAAAGAATTTGAAAACTTAGCGAATAAGATTTTAGACGAAAAATCGAATAAATTTACAGAGCAGAATAAAGAAAATATCAAAAATATATTAAGTCCGTTACAAGAAAAAATTAAAGGATTTGAAGATAAAGTAGACAAAACTCACAAAGAAAGTATTGATTATCATGCAGCTTTACGTCAACAAATAATAGGTTTAAAAGAGCTGAACACACAAATGAGTAAAGAAGCTATCAACTTAACAAAAGCCTTAAAAGGAGATAGTAAAACCCAAGGAAATTGGGGCGAATTAGTTTTAGAACGTGTTTTAGAAAAATCTGGATTAGAAAAAGATAGAGAGTATTTTGTACAACAATCGTTTACAAATGACGAAGGAAAAAGAGTATTACCAGATGTTGTAATTCATTTACCAGACAACAAAAAAATGGTAGTCGATTCTAAAGTTTCTTTAACTGCATATGAACAATATGTAAATGGCGAAGAAGAGCAAAGAGAACAGTTTTTAAAAGAGCATGTTAATTCTTTAAAACGTCACGTAGATCAATTATCAGAAAAGAAATACGAAGATATTTATAAAATAGAATCGCCAGATTTTGTACTTCTTTTTGTACCAATTGAACCTGCTTTTGCAGTTGCGTTAAATACAGATAACACATTGTACAACAAAGCTTTTGAGAAAAACATTGTAATTGTTACTCCAACAACTTTATTGGCTACTTTACGTACTATTGATACGATGTGGAATAACGAAAAGCAACAACGTAACGCAATTGAAATATCAAGACAAGCTGGTGCTTTGTATGATAAATTTGATGGTTTACTAAAAGATTTAATTGGTGTTGGTAAAAAGATAGATGCTTCTAAAACAGATTATAATTCTGCAATGAATAAACTTTTTGAAGGTAAAGGAAACTTAATTACCAGTGTAGAAAAACTAAAGAAAATGGGTGCAAAAGCTAAAAAAGCACTACCAGAAAATATTATTGCAAGAGCAAATGATGATGATTAA
- the glyA gene encoding serine hydroxymethyltransferase yields the protein MQQDHLIFDLIQEEKERQLNGLELIASENFVSEQVMQAQGSVLTNKYAEGYPGKRYYGGCEVVDVVEQIAIDRAKELFGAEYVNVQPHSGSQANTAVFAACLKPGDTILGFDLSHGGHLTHGSPVNFSGKLYNPVFYGVDKETGRIDYNHIAEQAKEHKPKLIIAGASAYSRDMDFEKFREIADSVGAILMADISHPAGLIAKGILSDPLPHCHIVTTTTHKTLRGPRGGMIMIGKDFENPFGLKLKSGKLKKMSTLINSAVFPGNQGGPLEHVIAAKAIAFGEALTDEFLEYQLQVKENAAAMAKAFVAKGYDIISGGTDNHCMLIDLRNKSLTGKDAENALVKADITVNKNMVPFDTESPFVTSGIRVGTAAVTTRGLKETDMETVVSLIDEALMNATDEEKLKQVGEKVHELMHQRRLFIM from the coding sequence ATGCAACAAGATCACTTAATTTTTGATTTAATTCAAGAGGAAAAAGAACGCCAACTTAATGGTTTAGAATTAATAGCTTCAGAAAATTTTGTAAGCGAACAAGTTATGCAAGCGCAAGGCTCTGTTTTAACGAATAAATATGCTGAAGGATATCCTGGAAAAAGATATTATGGAGGTTGTGAAGTAGTAGATGTTGTAGAGCAGATTGCTATTGATAGAGCTAAAGAATTATTTGGAGCTGAATATGTAAATGTACAACCTCACTCTGGTTCTCAGGCAAATACAGCTGTTTTTGCTGCGTGTTTAAAACCTGGAGACACAATCTTAGGTTTCGATTTATCGCATGGAGGACATTTAACACACGGATCTCCAGTTAACTTTTCTGGTAAATTATACAACCCTGTTTTTTATGGAGTTGATAAAGAAACTGGAAGAATAGATTATAATCATATAGCTGAACAAGCTAAAGAACACAAGCCAAAATTAATTATTGCGGGTGCTTCTGCATATTCTCGTGATATGGATTTTGAAAAATTTAGAGAAATTGCAGACAGTGTAGGTGCAATTTTAATGGCAGATATTTCGCATCCAGCTGGTTTAATTGCTAAAGGAATTTTATCAGATCCATTACCACATTGTCATATTGTTACAACTACAACTCATAAAACATTACGTGGACCACGTGGTGGAATGATTATGATTGGTAAAGATTTCGAAAATCCGTTTGGATTAAAATTGAAATCAGGAAAATTAAAGAAAATGTCTACGTTAATTAACTCGGCAGTTTTTCCTGGAAATCAAGGAGGACCATTAGAACACGTTATTGCTGCAAAAGCAATTGCTTTTGGTGAAGCTTTAACGGATGAGTTTTTAGAATACCAATTACAAGTTAAAGAAAATGCTGCTGCAATGGCAAAAGCATTTGTTGCAAAAGGATACGATATTATTTCTGGAGGAACAGACAATCACTGTATGTTAATTGATTTACGTAATAAAAGTCTAACAGGTAAAGATGCTGAAAATGCTCTTGTAAAAGCAGATATTACGGTAAACAAAAACATGGTTCCTTTTGATACTGAAAGTCCATTTGTAACTTCAGGAATTAGAGTTGGAACTGCTGCAGTAACAACACGTGGTTTAAAAGAAACAGATATGGAAACTGTAGTTTCTTTAATTGATGAAGCATTAATGAATGCTACAGATGAAGAAAAACTGAAACAAGTAGGAGAGAAGGTACATGAATTAATGCACCAAAGAAGATTATTTATAATGTAA
- the fahA gene encoding fumarylacetoacetase gives MVITANNTNRKSWLKVEDNSDFPIQNIPFGVFLTRDDIITIGTRIGDFAIDLGAFHQLGYFEGIPLTDDMFLQDTLNDFIADGRKTWRLVRNRIAEVFDVVNGKLRDNAEHKDKIIFRMDEVEMLLPVSVGDYTDFYASKEHATNVGSLFRDPENALLPNWLHIPIGYHGRSSSIIPSGTPIRRPVGQQRPSEGEKTPNFGPTKLLDFELEMAFITTDANDLGDRIPIEETEEHIFGLVLFNDWSARDIQAWEYVPLGPFLGKNFASTISPWIVTLDALEPFRTENPKQVHEPLPYLKQDGKNSYDINLQMAIQPENKEETVVCNSNFKYMYWTMAQQLAHHTVNGCPVEAGDMMGSGTISGPTKDSFGSMLELTWRGQNPIKLKDGSERKFINDNDTVIMRGYSQNDDVRIGFGECTGKILPAKL, from the coding sequence ATGGTTATAACAGCAAACAATACGAATAGGAAATCTTGGTTAAAAGTTGAGGATAATTCTGACTTCCCAATTCAGAATATTCCTTTCGGAGTTTTTTTAACAAGAGATGATATAATTACTATTGGAACAAGAATTGGAGACTTTGCAATCGACTTAGGTGCTTTTCATCAATTAGGATATTTTGAAGGAATTCCACTTACGGATGATATGTTTTTACAAGATACTTTAAATGATTTTATTGCAGACGGTCGTAAAACATGGCGTTTAGTTCGTAATAGAATTGCTGAAGTTTTTGATGTTGTTAATGGAAAACTACGTGATAACGCAGAACATAAAGATAAAATTATCTTTAGAATGGATGAAGTAGAAATGCTTTTACCAGTTTCTGTTGGAGATTATACAGATTTTTATGCAAGTAAAGAACACGCAACTAATGTTGGTTCTTTATTTAGAGATCCAGAAAATGCATTATTACCAAACTGGTTACACATACCAATTGGTTATCATGGAAGAAGTTCTTCTATCATTCCTTCGGGAACACCGATTCGTCGTCCAGTTGGACAACAAAGACCTAGCGAAGGTGAAAAAACACCAAACTTTGGTCCAACAAAATTATTAGATTTCGAATTAGAAATGGCATTTATTACTACAGATGCAAATGATTTAGGAGATAGAATTCCTATTGAAGAAACTGAAGAACACATTTTTGGATTGGTCTTATTTAATGATTGGTCTGCTCGTGATATTCAAGCTTGGGAATATGTTCCTTTAGGCCCATTTTTAGGAAAAAACTTTGCTTCTACTATTTCTCCTTGGATTGTTACTTTAGATGCTTTAGAGCCATTTAGAACTGAAAATCCTAAACAAGTTCATGAACCTTTACCATATTTAAAACAAGATGGTAAAAATAGTTATGATATTAACTTGCAAATGGCTATTCAACCAGAAAACAAAGAAGAAACGGTTGTTTGTAATTCAAACTTTAAATATATGTATTGGACAATGGCGCAACAATTAGCGCACCATACTGTAAATGGTTGTCCGGTTGAAGCTGGAGATATGATGGGTTCTGGAACAATTTCTGGACCAACAAAAGATAGCTTTGGTTCTATGTTAGAATTAACTTGGCGAGGACAAAATCCTATTAAATTAAAAGACGGTTCTGAACGTAAATTTATTAATGATAATGACACTGTAATTATGCGCGGTTATTCTCAAAATGATGATGTAAGAATAGGATTTGGTGAATGTACTGGTAAGATTTTACCTGCTAAATTATAA
- a CDS encoding deoxyhypusine synthase family protein gives MKKPITNFIEKYFLHFNAAALVDAAKGYEAQLNKGSKMLVSLAGAMSTAELGKIFAEMIRQDKVQIISCTGANLEEDIMNLVAHSHYKRVPNYRDLTPQDEWDLLEKGLNRVTDTCIPEEEAFRRIQEHIVKIWKDAEAKGERYLPHEYMYKLLLSGVLEQYYEIDIKDSWMYAAAEKNLPIICPGWEDSTLGNIFASYVLKGELKASTVKSGIEYMTFLADWYTANSENGIGFFQIGGGIAGDFPICVVPMLYQDMEKPETPFWSYFCQISDSTTSYGSYSGAVPNEKITWGKLDIDTPKFIIESDATIVAPLIFAYLLEM, from the coding sequence ATGAAAAAACCAATTACAAATTTTATAGAAAAATACTTTTTACACTTTAACGCAGCTGCTTTAGTAGATGCAGCTAAAGGGTATGAAGCACAATTAAACAAAGGGTCTAAAATGTTAGTTTCTTTAGCAGGAGCAATGAGTACTGCAGAGTTAGGGAAGATTTTTGCAGAAATGATTCGACAAGATAAAGTGCAAATTATTTCTTGCACAGGAGCAAACTTAGAAGAAGATATTATGAATTTAGTAGCGCATTCTCACTACAAACGTGTGCCAAATTACAGAGATTTAACGCCACAAGATGAGTGGGATTTATTAGAAAAAGGTTTAAACCGAGTTACAGATACATGTATTCCAGAAGAAGAAGCTTTTAGAAGAATTCAAGAACATATTGTAAAAATATGGAAAGATGCTGAAGCAAAAGGAGAACGTTATTTACCACATGAATACATGTATAAATTATTGTTGTCTGGTGTTTTAGAACAATATTATGAGATTGATATAAAAGATTCTTGGATGTACGCTGCTGCAGAAAAAAACTTACCAATTATTTGTCCTGGTTGGGAAGATTCTACATTGGGTAATATTTTTGCATCGTATGTGTTAAAAGGCGAATTAAAAGCAAGCACTGTAAAGTCTGGAATTGAATACATGACTTTCCTTGCAGATTGGTACACAGCTAATTCTGAAAACGGAATTGGATTTTTCCAAATAGGTGGAGGAATTGCTGGAGATTTCCCGATTTGTGTAGTGCCAATGTTATACCAAGATATGGAAAAACCAGAAACACCATTTTGGAGTTATTTTTGTCAGATTTCAGATTCTACTACAAGTTATGGTTCATATTCTGGCGCAGTTCCAAATGAGAAAATTACTTGGGGTAAATTAGATATTGATACACCTAAATTTATTATAGAAAGTGATGCAACCATTGTAGCGCCATTAATCTTTGCTTATTTATTAGAAATGTAA
- a CDS encoding bifunctional GNAT family N-acetyltransferase/carbon-nitrogen hydrolase family protein, with protein sequence MIQNIENIELKYLTLKDYQELKSAMIQAYSSMPESYWKENQIKALIEKFPEGQVVIKINGELAGCALAIKLDYDSFDDQHTYEDITGNYTFDTHDEEGDVLYGIDVFIKKEFRGLRLGRRLYDYRKELAEKLNLRGIAFGGRIPNYHKYAATLSPKEYIAKVKRKEIHDPVLNFQISNDFHPSKILKGYLEGDKNSGEFAVLLEWDNIYYEKKSKKAATKKKVVRLGLIQWQMRLYKDLEELMQQAEYFVDAVAAYRSDFALFPEFFNAPLMADNNHLPESEAIRELAKYTPVIVQKFSELAITYNINIITGSMPEMRDSLLYNVGYICKRDGSTERYEKLHVTPDEAKVWGMQGGNEIKTFDTDCGKIGVLICYDSEFPELSRILAEEGMDILFVPFLTDTQNGYSRVRHCAQARAIENECYVAIAGSVGNLPKVNNMDIQYAQSMVFTPCDFSFPANGIKAEATTNTEMILIADVDLDLLKDLNQFGSVRNLKDRRTDIFEVKKLQK encoded by the coding sequence ATGATACAAAACATAGAAAATATAGAGCTGAAATATTTAACTCTTAAAGATTATCAAGAGTTAAAATCAGCAATGATTCAGGCATATTCAAGCATGCCTGAATCTTATTGGAAAGAAAATCAGATTAAAGCATTAATCGAAAAATTTCCTGAAGGACAAGTAGTTATAAAGATAAACGGTGAGTTAGCTGGTTGCGCACTTGCTATTAAATTAGATTATGACAGTTTTGATGATCAACATACGTATGAAGACATAACAGGTAATTATACATTTGATACACACGATGAAGAAGGTGATGTTTTATACGGAATTGATGTTTTCATTAAAAAAGAATTTAGAGGTTTACGTTTAGGTAGAAGATTGTATGATTATAGAAAAGAGCTTGCAGAAAAACTGAATTTAAGAGGAATTGCCTTTGGAGGAAGAATACCTAATTACCATAAATATGCAGCTACTTTATCACCTAAAGAGTACATAGCTAAAGTAAAACGTAAAGAAATTCATGATCCAGTTTTAAACTTTCAAATTTCGAATGATTTTCATCCTTCAAAAATTTTAAAAGGATATTTAGAAGGTGATAAGAATTCTGGAGAGTTTGCGGTTTTATTAGAATGGGATAACATTTATTACGAGAAAAAGTCTAAAAAAGCAGCTACAAAGAAAAAAGTAGTGCGTTTAGGATTAATTCAATGGCAAATGCGTTTGTATAAAGATTTAGAAGAATTAATGCAACAAGCAGAATACTTTGTGGATGCAGTTGCTGCTTATAGATCAGATTTTGCTTTATTTCCAGAGTTTTTTAATGCACCATTAATGGCTGATAATAATCATTTGCCAGAATCGGAAGCAATTAGAGAGTTAGCTAAATACACGCCTGTAATTGTTCAGAAATTTTCTGAATTGGCTATTACTTATAATATCAATATTATAACTGGTAGTATGCCAGAAATGAGAGATAGTTTGTTATACAATGTAGGTTATATCTGTAAAAGAGATGGTTCTACAGAACGTTATGAAAAATTACATGTTACGCCAGACGAAGCAAAAGTTTGGGGAATGCAAGGCGGTAATGAGATAAAAACTTTTGATACAGATTGCGGAAAAATAGGTGTGTTAATTTGTTATGATTCTGAGTTCCCAGAACTAAGTAGAATTTTAGCAGAAGAAGGAATGGATATTCTATTTGTTCCGTTTTTAACAGATACTCAAAACGGATATTCGCGAGTAAGACATTGCGCACAAGCAAGAGCTATAGAAAACGAATGTTATGTTGCCATTGCTGGTAGTGTTGGTAATTTACCGAAAGTAAATAATATGGATATTCAGTATGCGCAATCTATGGTATTTACACCTTGCGATTTTTCGTTTCCTGCAAACGGAATAAAAGCAGAAGCAACCACAAATACAGAAATGATTTTAATTGCTGATGTAGATTTAGACTTGTTAAAAGACCTAAATCAATTTGGTAGTGTACGTAATTTAAAAGATAGAAGAACAGATATATTCGAGGTTAAAAAACTTCAAAAATAA